The Arthrobacter sp. OAP107 DNA segment GGGCCCGGCGGACCATGCCGAGGCACTCGAGCAGGTGGACGCGGCCATCCACGAGGTGCTGGGCGGCAGGCAACTGGACGCGGTGGGGCACCGGGTGGTGCACGGCGGCGAGCGGTTCGGCGAGCCGGTGCTGATCGACAACGAGATCACCCGGGCCATCGAACGGCTGAACCCTCTGGCGCCGTTGCACAATCCCGCGAACGTGCTGGGCATCCGGGCCATCACCAAGAAGTGGCCGGACATGCCGCAGGTGGCCGTGTTCGACACAGCCTTCCACCGCAGCCTGCCCGAGCACGCCTGGCGCTACGCCGTTCCCGACGAGCTCTACACCAGCCACGGGATCCGCCGGTACGGCTTCCACGGGACCTCGCACGAATACGTCACCAACCGGGCTGCCGCGCTGCTGGATATCCCGGTGGAGGAGTTCGACGGCGTGATCGCCCACCTCGGCAACGGCGCCTCCGTCACGGCGATCCACGGCGGCAAATCCGTGGACACGTCCATGGGGTTCACGCCGTTGGAGGGGCTGGTCATGGGGACCCGCTCCGGCGACCTGGACCCGTCCATCCTCGTGTTCCTGGCCCGCACCGGCTGGAACGCCGAGGACCTCGATTCGATGCTGAACCGCGAGTCCGGGCTCAAGGGTCTCGCGGGCAACAACGACATGCGCTCTGTGGTGGAGGCGGCCGAATCCGGTGATTCCCGGGCGGCCACCGCCCTCGCGGTGACCTCGTACCGGCTGGCAAAGTACATCGGCGGTTACCACGTGGCAGTTGGCGGGGCCAAGGCGCTGGTGTTCACGGCCGGGATTGGCGAGAACTCGCACCAGTTCCGTGCACTGGTGGGGGAGCGGCTGGGTGCGCTGGGCATCGAGCTCGACGCCGGGCTGAACAGTGAGCGGTCCAAGGAACCCCGGGTGATTTCCACCGAAGCCTCCGCCATCCCTGTCCTGGTGGTGCCCACTGACGAGGAGCGCGCCATCGCCGAGGCCACTGCAGCGGTCGTCGGCGGTTAGTTGCTCGGCGAGCGCTCCGTAGGCGCCCTTTTGAGTCCGCAAAACGGCATTTACGGAGCAACCGATGGGAATCAGCCGGGCCAGATGTCCTGCCAGGCGAGGCGTTCGGTGAAGTCGGCCGCGGGGAGGGGGCGGCTGAAGTAGTAGCCCTGCCCGCTGATGCAGCCGGTGTTCCGCAGGTGCTCGGCCTGTTCCGCGTTTTCCACGCCCTCCCACACCGCCTCCAGCCCGCAGGCCCGGATGAGCTGCAGGATGGCCGCGATCAGGGCAGGCTGCGCAGGGTCGCTGCCGAGGGCGGTGAGGAGTGTCCGGTCCACCTTGACCCGGTCCACGGGCAGCCGCCGCAGGTAGCTGATGGAGGAGTACCCGGTGCCGAAGTCGTCGATCTCCAGGCCCACTCCAAGCTTCCGCAGGCTGGCGAGCGTGTAGCGGTCGAGCTCGTTGCCCTTGATGATGTCACTCTCGGTCAGCTCCAGGACCAGAAGGGCAGGCTCCAGTTGGGCGGCGGTGAGCGCATCCCGCACGTCCTCGATGAACTCGAGCCGCTGCAGGTCTGCCGCTGAAACATTGATGCGCATGTCGAAGTTGTGGCGGCCCGTTTCGGGAGAGCTCCGCCAGCGCCGGAGCTGTTCCACGGAATTCTTGAGCACCCAGTTGCCGAGCTCCGATATGAGGCCCGTCTCCTCGGCGATGGGAATGAATTCGTCCGGCATGATCAGGCCGCGCTTGGGGTGTTTCCAGCGGACCAGGGCCTCCACGCCCTCGATTTTTCCTGAGGCGAGTTCGATGACCGGCTGGTAGTACAGCACCAGCTGGTCGGTGGCGATGGCCTCGCGCAGTTCCCCCACCAGCTGGTTGCGGAGCTGCCGGGCGTGCAGCATGGCCGGTTCGAACACGCGCAGCTTGTTGCGGGCGTCGGCCTTGGAGGCGTACATCGCGATGTCCGCCTCCATGAGCAGCTCCTCCGACGTCTCGCCGGGATCCGCAATCCGAAGCCCCAGGCTGGCCCCGCAGCG contains these protein-coding regions:
- a CDS encoding acetate kinase; the protein is MLVLVINSGSSSLKYQVRDVAEGSVLTEGLIERIGVSNGGQGDGEVVGPADHAEALEQVDAAIHEVLGGRQLDAVGHRVVHGGERFGEPVLIDNEITRAIERLNPLAPLHNPANVLGIRAITKKWPDMPQVAVFDTAFHRSLPEHAWRYAVPDELYTSHGIRRYGFHGTSHEYVTNRAAALLDIPVEEFDGVIAHLGNGASVTAIHGGKSVDTSMGFTPLEGLVMGTRSGDLDPSILVFLARTGWNAEDLDSMLNRESGLKGLAGNNDMRSVVEAAESGDSRAATALAVTSYRLAKYIGGYHVAVGGAKALVFTAGIGENSHQFRALVGERLGALGIELDAGLNSERSKEPRVISTEASAIPVLVVPTDEERAIAEATAAVVGG
- a CDS encoding EAL domain-containing protein, which translates into the protein MFSNEDPRLGKLLDGIVRLAAGELHSRIEISEARDELDAVIMGTNLLAEDLQIIYQELEERVESRTRMLNAAHKELQQMALTDSLTGLYNRSALVSAVNDAQAEASDGGLPPALLLLDLDAFKSINDSLGHSMGDQVLATVGERIRSCVRDGDMVARLGGDEFAVLLPATTPAKAAAVGNRILDALNATLEVDGKTIRCGASLGLRIADPGETSEELLMEADIAMYASKADARNKLRVFEPAMLHARQLRNQLVGELREAIATDQLVLYYQPVIELASGKIEGVEALVRWKHPKRGLIMPDEFIPIAEETGLISELGNWVLKNSVEQLRRWRSSPETGRHNFDMRINVSAADLQRLEFIEDVRDALTAAQLEPALLVLELTESDIIKGNELDRYTLASLRKLGVGLEIDDFGTGYSSISYLRRLPVDRVKVDRTLLTALGSDPAQPALIAAILQLIRACGLEAVWEGVENAEQAEHLRNTGCISGQGYYFSRPLPAADFTERLAWQDIWPG